A genomic window from Diospyros lotus cultivar Yz01 chromosome 2, ASM1463336v1, whole genome shotgun sequence includes:
- the LOC127794932 gene encoding cysteine-rich receptor-like protein kinase 44 isoform X2, whose amino-acid sequence MRSWADPILVLHHILLTLVSLAVSQPDFLYHFCVQTGGNSTTTYRNNLETLLPSLSSNIDNYGFYSSTTGNNSDKAYAIVLCRGDVQLDLCRSCINNSTRKLPQLCSNYMEAIGWYDYCMLRYSNKSMKGILSDTQIFYMWNKENISSGADEFNRTLANLFDSLREEAASGGNRRKFATKIATVPDFSRNIYGLMQCTPDLSRQDCNNCLVMATAMRQDCCIGKPGGRVIGPSCNFRFETYLFFNDTPVVTPPPVDAPSVDVSPSPPVMLIFGILILRKRKQRKLMERLGTLDEAISTDEISVPESLQYDFDTLYIATDNFSDSNKLGRGGFGVVYKGKLPNGQEIAVKRLSLNSGQGEVEFKNEVMLVAKLQHRNLVRLLGFCLQDRERLLVYEFVINSSLDHFLFDPVNRANLDWERRYKIIGGIARGLLYLHEDSRLRIIHRDLKAGNILLDAELNPKISDFGMARLFMMDETQGYTSKIAGTYGYMSPEYAMHGQFSIKSDVYSFGVLVLEIISGQKNIRFQNGENEEDLLSYAWKSWRNRTISDLIDPVLRYGSSPMSEIKRCIHIGLLCIQDNVADRPTMASIVFMLNSFSHTLPIPSEPEFFRQHNSYNQDMPLLRGYNSEAIESNNSKSISIHASINETSITELYPR is encoded by the exons atgcgcTCATGGGCAGACCCTATCCTCGTTCTTCATCACATTCTCTTAACCCTTGTTTCTCTCGCCGTTTCCCAGCCTGACTTTCTGTACCATTTCTGTGTCCAAACAGGCGGCAACTCCACTACCACGTACCGAAATAATCTCGAAACCCTCTTGCCTTCTCTCTCCTCCAACATCGACAACTATGGCTTCTACAGCTCTACCACTGGTAACAACTCCGATAAAGCTTACGCTATTGTTCTCTGTCGAGGAGACGTTCAGCTTGATCTATGCCGGAGTTGCATCAATAACTCTACCAGGAAGCTGCCACAGCTTTGTTCGAACTACATGGAAGCAATCGGTTGGTACGATTACTGCATGCTCCGATACTCAAACAAGTCCATGAAAGGCATTTTGAGCGACACTCAGATATTCTATATGTGGAATAAGGAGAATATATCCAGCGGAGCGGATGAGTTCAATCGGACGCTGGCAAACTTGTTCGACAGTCTTCGGGAAGAGGCCGCGTCCGGTGGCAACCGCCGCAAATTTGCCACCAAAATCGCCACTGTTCCAGACTTTAGCCGAAATATATATGGGCTTATGCAGTGCACTCCGGATCTGTCCCGCCAGGATTGCAATAATTGCTTGGTTATGGCGACGGCCATGAGACAAGATTGTTGTATCGGGAAGCCGGGAGGGAGAGTTATCGGACCCAGCTGTAATTTTCGGTTTGAGACATATCTGTTCTTTAATGACACACCGGTTGTTACACCGCCACCGGTCGATGCGCCGTCAGTTGATGTGTCGCCGTCTCCACCAG TAATGCTCATCTTTGGGATACTCATTCTAAGGAAGAGGAAGCAGAGGAAGCTAATGGAGAGACTTGGAA CTCTGGATGAAGCTATATCTACGGACGAAATCAGTGTCCCTGAATCCTTGCAATACGACTTTGATACTCTTTACATTGCAACAGATAACTTCTCTGATAGTAATAAACTTGGTCGAGGCGGTTTTGGAGTGGTTTACAAG GGTAAACTTCCTAATGGACAAGAAATAGCGGTGAAGAGACTCTCTTTGAATTCTGGACAAGGAGAAGTAGAATTTAAGAACGAAGTTATGTTAGTGGCCAAGCTTCAACATCGGAATTTAGTTAGACTTCTTGGATTTTGCTTACAAGATAGAGAAAGGCTCCTTGTCTACGAGTTCGTGATTAACTCAAGCTTGGATCACTTCTTATTTG ATCCTGTCAACCGTGCCAATTTGGATTGGGAAAGACGTTACAAAATCATAGGAGGCATTGCTCGAGGACTTTTATATCTCCATGAAGATTCAAGACTTAGAATTATTCATCGTGATCTCAAAGCTGGTAATATTTTGTTAGATGCTGAGTTGAACCCTAAAATATCAGATTTTGGTATGGCAAGATTATTTATGATGGATGAAACTCAAGGATATACAAGCAAAATTGCAGGGACCTA CGGATACATGTCTCCAGAGTATGCAATGCATGgacaattttcaataaaatcagatGTGTATAGCTTCGGCGTTTTAGTTTTGGAGATTATTAGTGGTCAAAAAAATATTCGTTTTCAAAATGGCGAGAATGAAGAAGACCTATTAAGCTAT GCTTGGAAGAGTTGGCGGAACAGAACAATTTCAGATCTGATAGATCCCGTATTAAGGTACGGTTCAAGTCCAATGAGTGAAATAAAGAGATGTATCCATATCGGATTGTTGTGCATTCAAGACAATGTAGCTGACAGGCCAACAATGGCTTCTATAGTTTTCATGCTCAACAGCTTCTCTCACACTCTTCCAATTCCTTCAGAACCTGAATTTTTTCGACAACATAATAGCTACAACCAAGACATGCCATTGCTTCGAGGGTATAATTCTGAAGCAATTGAGTCCAACAATTCGAAAAGTATTTCTATTCACGCATCGATCAACGAAACTTCAATTACTGAGTTATATCCTCGATAA
- the LOC127794932 gene encoding cysteine-rich receptor-like protein kinase 44 isoform X1: MRSWADPILVLHHILLTLVSLAVSQPDFLYHFCVQTGGNSTTTYRNNLETLLPSLSSNIDNYGFYSSTTGNNSDKAYAIVLCRGDVQLDLCRSCINNSTRKLPQLCSNYMEAIGWYDYCMLRYSNKSMKGILSDTQIFYMWNKENISSGADEFNRTLANLFDSLREEAASGGNRRKFATKIATVPDFSRNIYGLMQCTPDLSRQDCNNCLVMATAMRQDCCIGKPGGRVIGPSCNFRFETYLFFNDTPVVTPPPVDAPSVDVSPSPPGKDDKTIIIIIVIVVVAASTIALLVMLIFGILILRKRKQRKLMERLGTLDEAISTDEISVPESLQYDFDTLYIATDNFSDSNKLGRGGFGVVYKGKLPNGQEIAVKRLSLNSGQGEVEFKNEVMLVAKLQHRNLVRLLGFCLQDRERLLVYEFVINSSLDHFLFDPVNRANLDWERRYKIIGGIARGLLYLHEDSRLRIIHRDLKAGNILLDAELNPKISDFGMARLFMMDETQGYTSKIAGTYGYMSPEYAMHGQFSIKSDVYSFGVLVLEIISGQKNIRFQNGENEEDLLSYAWKSWRNRTISDLIDPVLRYGSSPMSEIKRCIHIGLLCIQDNVADRPTMASIVFMLNSFSHTLPIPSEPEFFRQHNSYNQDMPLLRGYNSEAIESNNSKSISIHASINETSITELYPR; the protein is encoded by the exons atgcgcTCATGGGCAGACCCTATCCTCGTTCTTCATCACATTCTCTTAACCCTTGTTTCTCTCGCCGTTTCCCAGCCTGACTTTCTGTACCATTTCTGTGTCCAAACAGGCGGCAACTCCACTACCACGTACCGAAATAATCTCGAAACCCTCTTGCCTTCTCTCTCCTCCAACATCGACAACTATGGCTTCTACAGCTCTACCACTGGTAACAACTCCGATAAAGCTTACGCTATTGTTCTCTGTCGAGGAGACGTTCAGCTTGATCTATGCCGGAGTTGCATCAATAACTCTACCAGGAAGCTGCCACAGCTTTGTTCGAACTACATGGAAGCAATCGGTTGGTACGATTACTGCATGCTCCGATACTCAAACAAGTCCATGAAAGGCATTTTGAGCGACACTCAGATATTCTATATGTGGAATAAGGAGAATATATCCAGCGGAGCGGATGAGTTCAATCGGACGCTGGCAAACTTGTTCGACAGTCTTCGGGAAGAGGCCGCGTCCGGTGGCAACCGCCGCAAATTTGCCACCAAAATCGCCACTGTTCCAGACTTTAGCCGAAATATATATGGGCTTATGCAGTGCACTCCGGATCTGTCCCGCCAGGATTGCAATAATTGCTTGGTTATGGCGACGGCCATGAGACAAGATTGTTGTATCGGGAAGCCGGGAGGGAGAGTTATCGGACCCAGCTGTAATTTTCGGTTTGAGACATATCTGTTCTTTAATGACACACCGGTTGTTACACCGCCACCGGTCGATGCGCCGTCAGTTGATGTGTCGCCGTCTCCACCAG GAAAAGATgataaaacaataattataattattgttattgttgttgttgctgcttcAACTATTGCTTTATTAGTAATGCTCATCTTTGGGATACTCATTCTAAGGAAGAGGAAGCAGAGGAAGCTAATGGAGAGACTTGGAA CTCTGGATGAAGCTATATCTACGGACGAAATCAGTGTCCCTGAATCCTTGCAATACGACTTTGATACTCTTTACATTGCAACAGATAACTTCTCTGATAGTAATAAACTTGGTCGAGGCGGTTTTGGAGTGGTTTACAAG GGTAAACTTCCTAATGGACAAGAAATAGCGGTGAAGAGACTCTCTTTGAATTCTGGACAAGGAGAAGTAGAATTTAAGAACGAAGTTATGTTAGTGGCCAAGCTTCAACATCGGAATTTAGTTAGACTTCTTGGATTTTGCTTACAAGATAGAGAAAGGCTCCTTGTCTACGAGTTCGTGATTAACTCAAGCTTGGATCACTTCTTATTTG ATCCTGTCAACCGTGCCAATTTGGATTGGGAAAGACGTTACAAAATCATAGGAGGCATTGCTCGAGGACTTTTATATCTCCATGAAGATTCAAGACTTAGAATTATTCATCGTGATCTCAAAGCTGGTAATATTTTGTTAGATGCTGAGTTGAACCCTAAAATATCAGATTTTGGTATGGCAAGATTATTTATGATGGATGAAACTCAAGGATATACAAGCAAAATTGCAGGGACCTA CGGATACATGTCTCCAGAGTATGCAATGCATGgacaattttcaataaaatcagatGTGTATAGCTTCGGCGTTTTAGTTTTGGAGATTATTAGTGGTCAAAAAAATATTCGTTTTCAAAATGGCGAGAATGAAGAAGACCTATTAAGCTAT GCTTGGAAGAGTTGGCGGAACAGAACAATTTCAGATCTGATAGATCCCGTATTAAGGTACGGTTCAAGTCCAATGAGTGAAATAAAGAGATGTATCCATATCGGATTGTTGTGCATTCAAGACAATGTAGCTGACAGGCCAACAATGGCTTCTATAGTTTTCATGCTCAACAGCTTCTCTCACACTCTTCCAATTCCTTCAGAACCTGAATTTTTTCGACAACATAATAGCTACAACCAAGACATGCCATTGCTTCGAGGGTATAATTCTGAAGCAATTGAGTCCAACAATTCGAAAAGTATTTCTATTCACGCATCGATCAACGAAACTTCAATTACTGAGTTATATCCTCGATAA
- the LOC127794932 gene encoding cysteine-rich receptor-like protein kinase 10 isoform X3, whose amino-acid sequence MERLGTLDEAISTDEISVPESLQYDFDTLYIATDNFSDSNKLGRGGFGVVYKGKLPNGQEIAVKRLSLNSGQGEVEFKNEVMLVAKLQHRNLVRLLGFCLQDRERLLVYEFVINSSLDHFLFDPVNRANLDWERRYKIIGGIARGLLYLHEDSRLRIIHRDLKAGNILLDAELNPKISDFGMARLFMMDETQGYTSKIAGTYGYMSPEYAMHGQFSIKSDVYSFGVLVLEIISGQKNIRFQNGENEEDLLSYAWKSWRNRTISDLIDPVLRYGSSPMSEIKRCIHIGLLCIQDNVADRPTMASIVFMLNSFSHTLPIPSEPEFFRQHNSYNQDMPLLRGYNSEAIESNNSKSISIHASINETSITELYPR is encoded by the exons ATGGAGAGACTTGGAA CTCTGGATGAAGCTATATCTACGGACGAAATCAGTGTCCCTGAATCCTTGCAATACGACTTTGATACTCTTTACATTGCAACAGATAACTTCTCTGATAGTAATAAACTTGGTCGAGGCGGTTTTGGAGTGGTTTACAAG GGTAAACTTCCTAATGGACAAGAAATAGCGGTGAAGAGACTCTCTTTGAATTCTGGACAAGGAGAAGTAGAATTTAAGAACGAAGTTATGTTAGTGGCCAAGCTTCAACATCGGAATTTAGTTAGACTTCTTGGATTTTGCTTACAAGATAGAGAAAGGCTCCTTGTCTACGAGTTCGTGATTAACTCAAGCTTGGATCACTTCTTATTTG ATCCTGTCAACCGTGCCAATTTGGATTGGGAAAGACGTTACAAAATCATAGGAGGCATTGCTCGAGGACTTTTATATCTCCATGAAGATTCAAGACTTAGAATTATTCATCGTGATCTCAAAGCTGGTAATATTTTGTTAGATGCTGAGTTGAACCCTAAAATATCAGATTTTGGTATGGCAAGATTATTTATGATGGATGAAACTCAAGGATATACAAGCAAAATTGCAGGGACCTA CGGATACATGTCTCCAGAGTATGCAATGCATGgacaattttcaataaaatcagatGTGTATAGCTTCGGCGTTTTAGTTTTGGAGATTATTAGTGGTCAAAAAAATATTCGTTTTCAAAATGGCGAGAATGAAGAAGACCTATTAAGCTAT GCTTGGAAGAGTTGGCGGAACAGAACAATTTCAGATCTGATAGATCCCGTATTAAGGTACGGTTCAAGTCCAATGAGTGAAATAAAGAGATGTATCCATATCGGATTGTTGTGCATTCAAGACAATGTAGCTGACAGGCCAACAATGGCTTCTATAGTTTTCATGCTCAACAGCTTCTCTCACACTCTTCCAATTCCTTCAGAACCTGAATTTTTTCGACAACATAATAGCTACAACCAAGACATGCCATTGCTTCGAGGGTATAATTCTGAAGCAATTGAGTCCAACAATTCGAAAAGTATTTCTATTCACGCATCGATCAACGAAACTTCAATTACTGAGTTATATCCTCGATAA